The window TGGGTATCTTGCTGCGTCATATCACCTAAATTCCTTATGCAAAAATTTGTACTCACAGTAATTTGCTGTTGTTTCTCGATATTGGCTATAGCGCAAAACCCCGGCCCTTCAAACATTACCGTTAAAGGTGTAGTTATTGATTCGGCGGCAAACAAGCCTTTGGGCTATGTTACGGTTGTTTTGCAGGATGCCGCAACAAAGGCATCGGTAAAAAGCACCCTTAGCAAAGAAGACGGTAGCTTTGAGCTTAAAGCGCCCGAAGGCAAAACGTACCAGTTGGCTGTGGCATTTGTGGGGTTTGCATCAAAAACGTTTCCGGTAAAAGCTACCGCATCTGCAGTTGATGCCGGGAAAATATATATGTCGGCTGCCAGCAAGCAGCTGGGCGAGGTGAGTGTTACCGCCGTGAGGCCGGTAATGAAACAGGAGGTTGACCGGCTTACTTATGATGTACAGGCCGACCCGGAAAGTAAAGCGATATCGGCCCTGGATATGATGCGTAAGGTGCCCTTGCTATCGGTTGATGGCGACGACAAAATAAGGCTGAAAGGAAGCGGCAATTATAAGATACTGGTAAATGGTAAAGAGTCGGCTCTGATGGCTAAAAATCCGTCGGATGTGCTGAAGGCTATGCCGGCAACCAATATTGAAAGGATAGAGGTAATTACCACGCCACCCGCAAAATACGATGCGGAGGGTTTATCGGGCATTATCAATATCGTTACCAAAAAAAATGCCGACCAGGGCTACAACGGCAGTATCAACTCGCGGTTTAACAGCATTTGGGGGCCGGGCTACAATTTAAATGCTACGGTAAAACAAGGCAAATTTGGCCTGTCGGGCTACGCCGGTTTTGGTAATCAAAACAGGGTTAACAACAGCAACCAAAGTTCGCAAACACAAAACGTTTCGCAATCGGTTTTAAATCAAAACGGTAATGGCTGGTTTGAAGGGAAGTACAAATACGCTAATGCCGAGTTAAGTTACGAATTGGATAGTTTGAACCTGCTAACAGGATCGTTCGAGTTGTTTAGCGGCAATTTTAATCAGAACAGCGATCAGACATCAACTCAGATAAAAAAAGATGGCAGTATTGCCGAGGCTTATCGTAGTTTAAGCGATGGGACAAACCACGATAAGGGGACAGATATCTCTGTTAATTACCAGCTTGGGTTCAAAAATAAAAAGGATGAATTGCTTACCGCATCCTATAAATACAGCTATTCGCCGGGTAACCAGTATAACAGCAATGTTTTTAGCGACAGGCTTAATTTTGATGATGTTAACAATCCCAATTTCAGGCAGTATAATAAGGCAGGCGACAAGGCCCATACCTTTCAGTTAGATTATGTGTACCCATTTAAGAAAGTGAACCTTGAGATGGGCGGTAAGGTGATACTGCGCAATAATTTTAGTGATTACAGGCGCGAAAACCAGGACGCCAATACCGGCGATTACGTTGTAGACGCTAACCAGACCAATACATTTGATTATCACCAGGACGTATACAGTGCCTATAACTCCTACCAGGTAAAATTTACCAAATGGACGGCCAAAGGCGGCTTACGCCTGGAACATACCCAGGTTAGCGCCGATTTTGCCGGAACACCGCTGGATAGGGGATACAATAATTTAATCCCGTCAATTTCCATACAGCGAAGCTTTAAAACAAGCAGTTTTAATTTTGGCTTCACCCAGCGCATTCAGCGGCCTGGAATATACCAGCTAAACCCTTTTGTTGATAACTCAAACCCAAAGTTTGTAACCACCGGTAACCCGCAGCTGCGGCCCGAGCTTAACAATACATTTGAGCTTACGTATAGCAATTTTAAAAAAGCAGCTATCAATGCGGGGCTGAGCTACGCTTTCTCCAATAACTCTATCCAGAATGTGAGCACGCTGATTGATACCGTTACTTACACCACGTATCAAAATTTGGGCAGCAACCGCACCCTTGGTTTAAACCTGAATACCAATTTAACTATCACCAAAAAGTTTACCGTTAGCATCAATGGCGGAATTTCGCACATCTGGCTCAAGGGTACGTATAATGGTAGCTTTTATACCAACGACGGTTATACCGGCCGCGCTTTTGGAAACCTAGCCTATAAGTTTGACGGAGGCTACCGCTTGGCGCTGGATGCGGGTTTCTTTAGCGGCGATGTAACGCTGCAGGGAAAATCAAGCAGTTTTATATTTAACTCCTATGTGGCCTCCAAAGAGTTTTTCAAAAAAACATTTACAGTATCGCTGGTTGCGAACAACCCGTACAGTAAATACCGCACTTACCATGGCTATACCCGCACAAATGATTTTTATAATACCTACAGTGGCACCAACCCATACCGTAACTTTGCTATAAGGCTTAATTATAAATTTGGTAAGCTTAATAGTGATATTAAAAAGAACCAACGTGGTATCAATAATGATGATACCAAGGGCGGCGGTAGTAAAAGTGGAGGCGGAAATCAATAGCTTTGCGGTATGAAAGTTTACGGAATTACCAATTGCAATACAGTAAAAAAAGCCCTGGACTGGCTTAAAGCAAACAAAGTTGATTACGATTTCCAGGATTTTAAAAAACTGGGTGTTAGCACCGAAAAGCTGCAGGAATGGGATACAAAAGCCGGGTACGAAAAATTTATGAACAAGCAGGGCCTAACCTGGAAACAGCTTGACCCGGCGGTTAAAGAAAGCGTAAAAACCAGCACAGATGCCCTGCAACTACTGCAGCAAAAAACAAGCATGATTAAACGCCCGGTTATTGAAGATGACGGTTTCCTGTTTTTTGGCTTTGATGAAAAGGTTTATGCGGATCATTTTTTGGGGAAGTAGAAGAAAAGGAATTATCACTGCAAGTGTTAAAAAACAGCACACGAAGGTGCATCATCGGTAGTATTCAGAAAATCAGGCAAAATTCCTCATTTCGGAGTTTGTTTAGGTAATTAAATCTACCTGATTAATAGGCTATTGTAAAAAAATCAATAATTCTATAAATCAGTAATTCAATCCTTAATAAAAGCGTAACAATCATTTTACGGGCTATTTAAAAAAGCTTTTTTACGTATACTTGCTTTGTATTCTCAAAATTGACTGAAATGAATTTAAAACTA is drawn from Mucilaginibacter ginsenosidivorax and contains these coding sequences:
- a CDS encoding Spx/MgsR family RNA polymerase-binding regulatory protein, which codes for MKVYGITNCNTVKKALDWLKANKVDYDFQDFKKLGVSTEKLQEWDTKAGYEKFMNKQGLTWKQLDPAVKESVKTSTDALQLLQQKTSMIKRPVIEDDGFLFFGFDEKVYADHFLGK
- a CDS encoding outer membrane beta-barrel family protein, which codes for MQKFVLTVICCCFSILAIAQNPGPSNITVKGVVIDSAANKPLGYVTVVLQDAATKASVKSTLSKEDGSFELKAPEGKTYQLAVAFVGFASKTFPVKATASAVDAGKIYMSAASKQLGEVSVTAVRPVMKQEVDRLTYDVQADPESKAISALDMMRKVPLLSVDGDDKIRLKGSGNYKILVNGKESALMAKNPSDVLKAMPATNIERIEVITTPPAKYDAEGLSGIINIVTKKNADQGYNGSINSRFNSIWGPGYNLNATVKQGKFGLSGYAGFGNQNRVNNSNQSSQTQNVSQSVLNQNGNGWFEGKYKYANAELSYELDSLNLLTGSFELFSGNFNQNSDQTSTQIKKDGSIAEAYRSLSDGTNHDKGTDISVNYQLGFKNKKDELLTASYKYSYSPGNQYNSNVFSDRLNFDDVNNPNFRQYNKAGDKAHTFQLDYVYPFKKVNLEMGGKVILRNNFSDYRRENQDANTGDYVVDANQTNTFDYHQDVYSAYNSYQVKFTKWTAKGGLRLEHTQVSADFAGTPLDRGYNNLIPSISIQRSFKTSSFNFGFTQRIQRPGIYQLNPFVDNSNPKFVTTGNPQLRPELNNTFELTYSNFKKAAINAGLSYAFSNNSIQNVSTLIDTVTYTTYQNLGSNRTLGLNLNTNLTITKKFTVSINGGISHIWLKGTYNGSFYTNDGYTGRAFGNLAYKFDGGYRLALDAGFFSGDVTLQGKSSSFIFNSYVASKEFFKKTFTVSLVANNPYSKYRTYHGYTRTNDFYNTYSGTNPYRNFAIRLNYKFGKLNSDIKKNQRGINNDDTKGGGSKSGGGNQ